The window CGCCCTCTACGCTGGGGTTGGTGGCCAGCACCACCTCGCGAACCTCGCCGGCCCCCGCCCGCTGCACCAGCGGCGCCACGTTCAGCTCCGACGGGCCGATGCCGTCCAGCGGCGAAAGGCGGCCGCCCAGCACGTGGTACAGCCCCCGGTACTCGCCGGTGCGCTCGATGGCCAGGATGTCCGACGACTCCTCCACCACGCAGACCAGCGAGGTGTCGCGCCGGGCGCTCAGGCAGATGCCGCAGGGGCTGGCGTCGGACAGGTTGCCGCAGCGCTCGCAGGGGCGAACCTTGTC is drawn from Longimicrobium sp. and contains these coding sequences:
- the recR gene encoding recombination mediator RecR encodes the protein MSAIDELVGEFSRLPGIGRKTALRLAFHLLKAPEEDARRLARSIVDVRDKVRPCERCGNLSDASPCGICLSARRDTSLVCVVEESSDILAIERTGEYRGLYHVLGGRLSPLDGIGPSELNVAPLVQRAGAGEVREVVLATNPSVEG